CGGTCTTCACCTCGGCCCAGAGCACGCTGAAGAACCCTCCCAAGCTGTGGACAGAGATCGCCCTCATGCAGGCGGTCGGCACGCGCGCGCTCTATGCCGAGACACTGCCGAAAGCCTTCGCTCCCGTGAAGGATGCCTCCTTGCAGTCCCAGTTCCAGCAGGAGCAAGCGCGCTGCCTGGCTGCCATCGACGCCTACATCCGCTTCCTGCGTGAGGACTTGCTGCCCCGCTCTCAGGGGGAGTTCCCCATCGGCGAGCAGGTGTACCGCCAGAAGCTGCAATATGAGGAGGGCGTCACCGAGGACATCGACTCGCTGCTGGCCTGGGGCCACGCGGAGCTGAAGCGCACACAGGCCCAGTTCCGTGAGGTGGCCGGCCGCATCACCCGCGGCAAGGCGCCCATGGACGTCTACCAGGAGCTGGGCAAAGAGCACCCCGCCCCGGCGGCACTGGTAGACACCACGCGCGCCACGCTGGAGGAGCTGCGCCAGTTCGTCATCGACCGGAACATCATCACCGTGCCCAGCGAAGTGCGGGCCCAGGTGGCCGAGACACCCGCCTTCAGCCGGGCGCTCTCCTTCGCCAGCATCAGCATCGTGGGCCCCTTCGAGACGCGCGCCACCGAGGCCTACTACTACGTGACGCCCCCCGAGCCCACGTGGAGCGCGGAGCAGGTGGAGCAGCACATGAGCTTCTACAACCGCTACGCGCTGCCCATCGTCTCCATCCATGAGGCCTACCCCGGCCACTACGTGCAGTTCCTGTGGACCCGGAAGGTGGACTCGAAGGTGCGGCAACTGCTCGGCTCGGGTTCGTTCAGTGAGGGATGGGGCCTCTACACCGAGCAGATGATGCTCGACGAGGGCTACGGCGGCGGCGGGCTCCAGGGGGACAAGCTGCGGCTCAACCAGCTCGCCCTCTACCTCCAGCGCCTGGCGCGCTACGTGGTGGGCCTGTCCCTGCACACCCGGGGGATGACGTACGCGCAAGCCGTGAGCTTCTTCGAGCAGGAGGCCTACATGACGCGCACCAACGCCGAGCGGGAGGCGCGCCGGGGCACGTCGGATCCCACCTACCTCGTGTACGCCCTGGGCAAGAAGCTGATCCTCCAACTTCGCGAGGACGCCCAGGCGAAATGGGGAGCGGACTTCACCCTGCGACGCTTCCACGATGAACTCGTCTCGTACGGCTACCCCCCCATTCCCATTTTGCGCAGGCTGATGCTCGGCGAGGACCCGGGTTAGCGAGGCTGGCACCCCGTTCACCGTACGGCTGCCACGAAGCGCCTGAGCGTCCAGCCAGAACCCTCCGGCTGGACGCCCTTCTTCAGCGGCTGTTTTCTGCGCCTTAGAACTGCAGGCTCCACTTGTCGAGGTAGCCCGTGTCACCCGCCGCCTTGTCATTGACGCGGAGCTTCCAGGTCCCGTTGGCCACCTCGCTGGAGGCATTCACGGTGTAGGTGGTGACAATGTTGTCCGTGCCGCTGCCCGTGTAGTTGTGCAACCCGTAGACAGAGCCATCGGGCGCGACCAGGTCCACTTTCAGGTCACCCTGATAGGTGTGGTAGATCGACACGCTGACCTTCAGCGTCGACGGAGCATTGCCCGTGCGGCCGCTCACGGTGATCGGGCTCTCGATCGTGGTGTTGTCCAGGATGGAGAAGTCGGTGGTGTTCTCGAAGAACGACTGGCCTCCGCCTCCGCTGCCCGCAGTGAAGCTGCCCAGCAGCTTGACGGCCGAGAAGGTGGAGTAGCCGCGCACCAGCACATGGTAGGTGCCCGCCTGAGGGCTGGCGAACGCGCAGCTCTCGGCATTGCCACTCTTGTACGGACGGCAGTCGTAGGTGGTGGTGGTCGGCGCGGAGCCGGACTTCACGTAGAGGTCCGCATCACCCGTGCCCTCGGAGGTTGCAATCGTCAGGTTGGTCGAACCGGCCGGCACCTCCAAGGTGTAGCGCAGCTCGGTGTTGGCGCTGCCCGCGAGGCCGGTGACCGGAACATTGTTCGTCAGGACGTTGCCGCCCGGCGGGTTGGGGTTGCCTCCGCCCTTGGCCGCTTGCACGGCCGCATAGGCATTGACGATGCCGGCGCCGCAGCCGCCCGTGCAGGAGCCCGGAAGCGCCCGCGCGGTGCTCTTGAGGATGGTTTCGATCTCCGCGGGGGTCTTGCTCGCCACCGACTGGATCAGGGCCACCACGCCGGCCACGTGCGGCGCGGCCATGGACGTGCCCTGGTAGGTCCCATCGTAGGTCTCCGAGCCCGGCGTCGTGCTCCCCGTGTTCAGTGTGGACAGAACGCCGTAGGAGCCGTCTCCGCCCGGCGCGGTGACATCGATCAGCGCGCCGTAGTTGGAGTACGAGGCCCGAGCGCCCGTCTTGCCGTTGGCGGCGACCGCGATGACGTTGTTGCAGTTGGCGGGGCTGAAGCCCGACACGTTGGCGTTCGAGTTGCCCGCAGCGATCACCAGCACGGTGCCCCGACCCACCGCGGCGTTGATCGCGCTCTGGGACGTGCTGCCACAGGAGCCGCTGCCGCCCAGGCTCAGGTTGATGACCTTCGCCGGATTGGCGTTCGCGGGCACGCCGGAGACGGTGCCGCCGGAAGCCCAGATGATGGCGTCGGAGATATCCGAGTCATAACCGCCTCCCCGCCCGAGCACGCGGACCGGAGAGATCTTCGCGCCGTAGGCCACACCGGCCACACCCTTGGAATTGTTGGTCACCGCGGCGATGGTGCCGGCCACGTGCGTGCCGTGCCAACTCGAGGAATACCCTCCCTCGAAGTCACCGGGATCGCTCGGATCCGCATCGCGGCCGTTGCCGTCCCCGGCCACCGTCGTATCCACGATGAAGTCGTAGCCCGCGACGACGTTGGCGTTGAGATCGCTGTGGCTGGTAATGCCCGTATCGAGCACCGCGACCACGACGCCGCTGCCCGTGGCCAGATCCCAGGCAGGGGGCGCGTTGAGTCCGCCCACGGCATCGAAGTAGTGCCATTGCTCGCTGTAGCGCGTGTCATTGGGGGTGGCGAACGGCTTGTTGAGGCGATCCACCTCGACGTATTCCACATTCGGATCGGCGGCGAGCTCGCGCATCAGCGCCTCGGCGCCCGCACGGTCCAGCTTGCGGTCCACGGAGACCACGTCAGCCCCGACCGCGAGCCTGCGGACATGGCCCAGCGCCAGGGGGGCAGCCCCTTTGAGCGACACCGCGCGTTGCGTGGTGGCCTCCAGATGGCGTTGCACACTCTCCGGCTGGGCGAACGCCGCGCTGTCTTCCCGGTACTTGACGATGAAGCGATTGAACTGCCCTTCCGCCTGCAGGGTATTGAGTTCAATGCGCCCGGCGGCCTCTGCGGGACTGCCTACCGCGGCCACCCCCAACGCAGACGTGGCAGTGAGCGCTTGCAGCCAAAGCGAGCCAATGAAGCGATTCATTCGTGATGCTCCCTGGATGATATGAAATGCATACAGCGGCCCAGCAGACCGCTGTCTTCTCGTCGTCACCGGTCCAGGGCATTCCGCTCCCCGCGTTCCATCAATCCTCGCGGAGGCTCAGCGCACGCCTCTGGACGGCCGCATCGCCCCCGGATGTTTCACGCGGTAAATCGATGCTAAACGTGGAAGTTTGCAGTGTCAATCACATGTATCAATACGCGTAAAACAGAATAACCGGGTATCATTCCGTCACCGGCCGCGCATGTTCTCAAGGAACGAGAGGATGTGCTTGCCACACGCCTCTGGCTGCTCCATCGGAAAGAGATGGGCCGTGTTGGGCAGCTCTTCGGTCTTCACCCCCGGCACGGTGCGGCGGACACGATTCAGGGCCTCGGGAAGAAACACATCCGAGTCACCGCCCCGTATCACGAGGGCCGACACGCGCAAGGAACGAAGGCTCCGCCAGGCGTCACGGGGTGACGTCTCGAAAATGCGGGCCTCCCAATCCCTGGGGATGGTCAGGCGGAAATCCCCCCCTGGCGTCCGGGTGAGGCCAGAGGTGATGTAGTCCTGGAAGCATTCGGGATCGAACCGCTGGAAGAGGGGCTTGCCGCGCAGCTTCCCTGCGGCCTCCTCACGAGAGCTCCAGGACTCGCGTCGGCGCCGGGCCTGGCTCGCAGGAGGAATCCAGCTCCGGATCCCCAGCAGCGACAAGCCCCGGACCGCCAGGAGGAGATGGCCCGTGAGCAGCACCGGATCCAGCGCCACCACGGCCCGGAAGAGCCGGGGCTGCCGTGCGGCGGCCAGCAAGGTGGCCACGCCGCCCAGGCTGTGTCCCACGCCGATCACGCCCTCCATGCCCCGGGCCTGCAAGGCTTGGATCAGATCATCGGCCACGTCATCCCAGGTCTGGACCGCCATCGGGTCCGTCCCGGGCACCAGCCAGCGGTTCCTCACGGTGACGACGTGGTACCGGGGCTTCAGCAGCTCAATGAGCTTGCGGTAGGTGCCCGGCGGAAAACCGTTGGCGTGCGCGAGGTGCAGCACCGGACCGGTGCCGCCCCAGTCATCCAGCTCCAACGGAGCGCTCATCGCGCTCAGTTGTACGTTGCCGTGAAGAAGATCATGAAATTGGCGGCGTTCCAGTCGTCTTCGGTCTCTTGGCTCCGGATGCGCCCCAGGGCCAGCTCGGCGCCCAAGCCCAGACCCCAGTTGTCGCTCACCCACCACTCCTTGCCGAGCCCCAGGTGCAAGCCTCCCCCGAGGTCCGTCTCGGCCAGGGTCCCCTCATCGTCACTGATGCTGAGTTGGGTGAAGGAGAGAGCGCCCGAGACGTAGAAGTTGCTGGGCATGAGGTAATAGGTGGCCCCCACGCCGACCGCGGCAAAGTTGAGGCTCACGCTGTCCGCCCCTCCGCGGACGGTGAGTTTGCCGACCTCGAAATCCGGGCCTGGGACGGAGGTGCCGAACAGCTTCCCGTAGAGAATGAGGTTGCGCGTCAACGCGCCACCAATCTCCGCATTGAGCCCGACCGCGCCCCCCTTGAGCGTCAGGTCTGTCGACGTGGCATCGGCATGGGTGTAACCGCCGCCCAACTGCAAGCGCAGGAAGAAGCCGTCATGGGTGTAGCGGCCACCATCGTCCTCGGCACTCGCGATCGATGCCGTGAGCAGCACAGCAGCCAAGATCCAACTGTCTCGAATCATGAACCCATTCCTCGGTCAGTGAGCCCGTTCCGGCCAGGGCCCCACCCGCTTTATGCCGCGAGAAGGCTCCGGACAGCCAGCTTTCCATGGCACCGCTCACGCGAAGAGTGCGAGCAGATCGTCGCGGGTGATGGCCGTCGCCGCGCCCGCCTCGCTCAGGGCCGCCTCGAAGATCGCGCGCTTCTTCTCCTGGAGTCCGAGAATGCGCTCTTCCACGGTCCCCTGAGACACCAACCGGTACACCATCACGGGACGTTCCTGGCCGATGCGGTGCGCCCGGTCCGCCGCCTGCGCCTCCACCGCCGGGTTCCACCAAGGGTCCATCAGGAAGACGTGGTCCGCCGCGGTGAGGTTCAGCCCGGTGCCGCCCGCCTTGAGCGACATCAACATCACGGGCGCTCCCTCGGGGGACTGGAAGCGTGTGGTCACCGCGCCGCGATCGGCCGTCGTTCCATCCAGGCGCTCGAAGGAGATTCCCGCCCCCTTGAGCCCCGGTTCGATCAGATCGAGCAGCGAGGTCCACTGGGAGAACACCAGCGCCTTGTGCCCTTCCGAGACGGCGGTGCTGAGTGCCTCCACGAGCGTCTGAACCTTCGAAGACGACGTGGCATGCTGGCCCGGCACGAGCGCCGAGTGGCAGGCCGCCTGGCGCAGGCGCAGCAGCGCCTCCAACGCCTTCAGCACGCTGCCCCCTTCGTTCAGCAGGGCCACCACCTCCGCGCGCGTGGCCGCCATGACCGCGTCGTAGACGGCTCGCTCCCGGTCGTCCAAGGACACGTGCATCACGGACTCGGTGCGCGGCGGCAATTCGGGCGCCACATCCCGCTTGAGCCTTCGGAGCACGAAGGGCCGGATGCGCCTGCGCAGCCGCTCGGCCGCATCGGCCTGGCCATCGGTGATCGGCCGAGCCAGACGCTCCTCGAAGTACCGGCGCCCTCCCAGCAGGCCTGGGTTCACGAAGTGCATCAGGCTCCAGAGTTCTTCCAGCCGGTTCTCCAGCGGAGTACCGCTGATCGCCAGCCGGAAACCCGCCTTGAGCCCGAACGCCGCGCGCGCCACCTGGCTCTCGGGGTTCTTGATGGCCTGGGCCTCGTCCAGGATGACGGCATCCCACGCGCGTCCCGCGAGCACGGCCGCATCCAGCCGCAAGAGGGAGTACGTCGTGAGCGTCACATCCGTGGCGTCGTCCAACGCCCGGCCCGGTCCGTGGTACACGCCCACCCGGAGCGAGGGCCGGAAGCGCTTGAGTTCCGCGGCCCAGTTGGGAAGCACGCTGGTGGGGCAGACCACGAGGGTCTTGGGCCCCAGGACACACAGCGTCTGGAGTGTTTTTCCCAGGCCCATGTCGTCCGCAAGGATTCCGCCGAGCCCCGCGCCGCGGAGGAAGCGCAGCCAGCTCACCCCCTGCAACTGATAGGCGCGCAGCGTCGCGGTGAGATCCCCCGGCAGCTCTGGGGGCGGGAGCTTCTCGAAGCCTTCGATCATCGGCGCCAGACGGTCGAGGCCCAGCGGCGGGGGCTGCTCGAGCGTCTCACACAGGGCGGACAGCTCCGGCAGGGCGTGGTTGGCAACCTTGCCATCCTCCTGGCGCGCGGCCAGGAGGTCCGCCACGCGCTGCCCGTTCTTGTCCAGCCACGCCCTGGGGAGAGGCGCCCATCCGCCTCCATCCAACGGCACGAGTCCCAGCCCTTCGGTCCACGCACGAATCACCGCCGCCGCGTCCACGGTCTGCGGCCCTCCCTTGCCCCCCTCCACCTGGAACTCGAGCGTGAAGCGAATCTCGGGCACGCCTGAGCCCGAGACAGCCGAATCCAGTTGGAGCGAGGGACGCAGGCGGACATCGGGGCTCACGATGCCCGCGCCGTCGCCGGTGAGATCTCCGCGCCAGCGCCGCAGCTTGTCCGCCCAGCGCACCATCTCCTGGCCCTGCACGGTCAGCCGCCGACCGGGAACCAGGTTCAGCTCGTCCCGGAGTTGATGAACCAAGCGCTGCTCGGCCGCCTCGTCGCGCAGGGGCACCGCCCCCCGCAGGTAGACCATCTTGCCGTTGTCGATCCGCACCGAGGGAGGCGCCCCGTAGACGAGCGTCGGCAGCACCGAGAGCCCGGAGTCCAGTTGATGGAGTTCCACCTGGATGCGCGGCTTCAAGTCCCTGTCGATGGACGGCAGGCGCCTGCTACGAACCTCGACCGGCATGCGGCGGACCAACTCGGGCAACACCTTCGCGGAGAGCTCTCCCAGTTGCTCGGGCGCGTAGGTGCGCACGATGGGGAGGTTCTGGAGCCACGGCCCCGTCATGGACGTCTCGCCCAGCCGGGCCAGCGCGTCCCCGCACAGCGCGACGCCTGGGCTCACCACTTCCACGATGCGGGGGTCCCGCATCACCGTCACGGCCCACTGCGCGCCCCGATCCTCCACGACAGCCTTCGGAGCGACCAGCTCATCCGAGACGGCCACAGGCCGCCCATCCAGCAGCACGTTGCGCGCGGGCTCCAACGCCTTGAGCAGCGCATCCAGCCGCTCGGGAGGAATGGCCCCGCGGGTGCGGCGCTCCAGGAGCCGGTCCACGACCAGATCCGACTGTTCGATCTGCATCTCCGCCGCCCGGGCCGGTTGGGCCATGAGGGACGTCAAGCTTCCCTCGAGGGCCTCCTCCTTCCCGTCCGCGTGCGCCAGGGTCCGCTGGAGCTGAAGCCCGCCATCGACCCGTGTGAAGTGGTACACCACGCGCGACCACCGGTTCGCGGTTGCCACGAGCGGCGTCTCCTGCTTCTCCGCCTGTTGAACCGAGATGGCTGCCGCCACCACGTGCTCACAGGGATCCACCTGGCTGGGGCAATCGCACTCCCACACCGCATCGATCGGATACAGGGTGACGGTGAGGGCCACCGAACGTCCCGGGGCGCGGACGCGCAGTTCCAGCTCCTTCTCCGTCTGGGACTGGAGCGCAACGGCGCCTGCGCGGGCAAGCTTCACACCATTGGCCCAGATTCCCGGGCGAGCCTCCTGACGAACGGCTTCGAGCAATTGAGCGGTCGCGGACATGGAAGACGCGACCTACGCTCCGCGCGCGTCGCGTGCAACGCGGATGAGGCCGGGGGGGCAAGAAGGGGCCTCCCCGTCCGTCCATGCTGCGCCGCGTCATCACTACTTGCCTCTTGGAAGCTCCCTCATTCATTGACCCGCCCTGGACCCAGGAGGAACCTCTCCGCGACGTTTTGCGCGGAGGGGACATGAGGGGTTTGGCAAGCAAGGTGGGTTGGGCACTGCTCGCCGTCGTGGGCGCGTTCTGCCTGGGGACGGTGGCGCTGCACCGAGGTGAGACAATCAACGCGACCTGGCTGGTGGTGGCCGCGGTCTCCGTCTTGATGATCGGCTATCGCTTCTACAGCCGCTTCATCGCCCAGAAGGCACTTCAGTTGGATCCCTCCCGGGCCACGCCCGCCCAGCGTCACAACGACGGGCTGGACTATGTCCCCACCGACAAGTGGGTGCTCTTCGGCCACCACTTCGCGGCCATCGCAGGCGCGGGCCCTCTGGTCGGCCCTGTCCTCGCCGCGCAGATGGGCTACCTGCCCGGCACCTTGTGGATCCTCTCGGGCGTGGTGCTCGCGGGCGCGGTGCAGGACTTCACCATCCTGTTCCTGTCCGTCCGGCGCAACGGCAAGTCCCTGGGCGACATGGTGCGGATGGAGTTGGGGCCCGCGGCCGGCGTCGTGGCGATGATCGGCGTGCTGATGATCATGATGATCATCCTCGCGGTGCTCGCCCTGGTGGTCGTCAAAGCGCTGGCGTCCAGTCCCTGGGGAACCTTCACGGTCGCCATGACCATCCCCATCGCGCTGCTGATGGGAGGATACCTCCGCTACCTTCGCCCAGGGCGGGTGCTCGAGGTGTCCCTCATCGGCTTCGTGCTGCTGATGCTGTCGATCTGGCTGGGCGGCCATGTCGCCGAGGATCCCGCCCTGGCGCCCCTGTTCACCTACGATGGCAAGGCCCTGGCGTGGATGTTGATCGCCTATGGCTTCTGCGCCTCGGTCCTGCCGGTGTGGCTGCTGCTGGCCCCGCGCGACTACCTGTCGACCTTCCTGAAGATCGGCACCATTCTCGTGCTGGCGGTGGGCATCGTCCTGGCCATGCCCGAGCTGCGGATGCCCGCAGTCACCAAGTTCATTGATGGCAGCGGGCCCGTGTTCTCCGGCAACCTGTTCCCCTTCCTGTTCATCACCATCGCCTGTGGGGCGGTGTCCGGCTGGCACTCGCTCATCTCCTCGGGCACCACCCCGAAGATGCTCGCCAATGAAGGCGAAGCGCGCCTGGTGGGCTACGGCTCGATGCTCATGGAGGCCTTCGTCGCCATCATGGCGCTCATCTCCGCCTCGGTGCTGCAACCCGGCGTCTACTTCGCCATGAACTCCCCGGCCGGCCTGATTGGCACCACCGCCGAACAGGCCGCGCAGGTGATCAGCCAGTGGGGCTTCGTGATTACCCCGGAGATGCTCACCCAGACCGCCCGGGAAATCGGCGAGACGTCCATCCTGTCCCGCGCGGGCGGAGCGCCCACGCTGGCCGTGGGCATGGCGCAGATCCTCCACGGGCTGGTCGGCGGGGAAGGCATGATGGCCTTCTGGTACCACTACGCCATCCTGTTCGAGGCGCTGTTCATCCTCACCACCGTGGACGCGGGCACCCGGGTGGGCCGCTTCATGATCCAGGAGCTGGCGGGCCTCGTCTACGCGCCCTTGAAGAGGACCGACTCGTGGGGCGCCAACCTGGCCGCCACGGCCCTGTGCGTGACAGGTTGGGGATACTTCCTCTATCAGGGGGTGGCGGATCCGCTGGGCGGCATCAACACGCTGTGGCCCCTGTTCGGCATTGCCAACCAGATGCTCGCCGCCATCGCGCTCATCCTCGCCACCGTCGTCCTCGTGAAGATGAAGCGCGAGCGCTACTTGTGGATCCCCGCCCTGCCGGCCGTGTGGCTGATCATCTGCACCCTGACGGCGGGCGCCGAGAAGGTGTTCAGCAGCAACCCGCGGGTCAGCTTCCTGGCCCACGCCCGCGGCTTCCAGGAGGCGGTGGCCACCGGCAAGGTGCTGGCCCCCGCCAAGTCCCTGGAGGAGATGCAGCAGGTCATCACCAACGACTACGTGGATGCCGCCCTCACCGTGCTGTTCATGCTGGTCGTCGTCACGACCCTCGTGTTCGGCATCCGCGCCGCGCTGGCGGCACGCCGCTCGGCGGTCCCCACGGCCCAGGAGAGCCCCTACGAGCCCCTGGCCCCGGCGGGGCCCGTGACATGACCGGGGCCGTCCAACAGCTCTGGCGCAGGGCGGTACAGACCGCCCGTTTGCTGATCGGAGTGCCCGACTACGACACCTATGTCGAGCACATGCGACAGCACCACCCAGAGCGGCCGGTGATGAGCTATCCCGACTTCTTCAACGAGCGCATGCAGGCGCGATATCGCAGCGGTGGAGGGCGCTGTTGTTGAGACGAGGGCTGGCGAGACTCATTGCCAGCGCCAGACAAAACAGTATTATCTGTTTTGTCTCAAAAACCCTCAGTCTGGAGAAATCGTGATGCGCCAGAGCCTTCGTTTCTCTCTTGTGCTGTCGCTCCTCGCCGCCTCCGTGGGGGCCGCGTTCGTGGTCCCTGCCGCTGCGTCCGCCGCTGACTGTACCCCCTATTGCTACAAGCACCCCATCACCGGGGCGTGGATCTGCACCCCTCCCTGTCCGTAGTCCCTCGGCCCACGTGTCTCTCGCGCCCGCCCACTCCCCGAGTGGCCGGGCGCGAATGTTTTCCCCCCCTCAGGAACCTTCCATGAACCCACGTCCCCCTTCGGGCCAGCGCCTGCAAAGCAAGCTGCCCCTTGCCGCACTCATGCTGTGCACACTTCCCTTCTCCGCCGCGCAGGCTGCGGGTGAATCCGTCCAGGTCTGGTTGACGACCACCTCGGGCAGCACCCTCTCCAAGAAGCTGAGCGCCGAGGCCGCCAAGACGTTCGGGCCGGAGAGCGGCACGTCCACCGTCATCGACGTCAACGAGTCTGTGTCCTATCAGACCATTGATGGCTTCGGCGGCGCGCTCACCGACTCCTCCGCCTGGCTCATCTTCAACTCACCCCAGCGCAACACCATCATGAACGACCTGTTCAGCGTGGGCAGCGGCGCCGGGTACAGCATGGTCCGGCTGCCCATGGGCTCATCGGACTTCGCGCGCAGCCATTACACCTACGACCAGACCTGCTGCGATCTGAACGACTTCTCGGTGAGCCACGACGTTCCCTACATCATCCCGCTCCTCCAGCAGGCGCGGCAGATCAACCCCGAAGTGAAGATCATGGCCGTGCCGTGGAGCGCGCCCGCCTGGCTGAAGTTCAACAACTCGCTGACCGGTGGCGGGTACCTGCGCAACGACCAGTACGGCCTGTATGCCAATTACTTCGTGAAGTTTCTCCAGGCCTACAACGGCTACGGGCTGCCCATCTACGCCCTCAGCATCCAGAACGAGCCGCACCACGCCGCCGCCAACTACGCGTCCATGCAAATGGAACCTGCGGACCAGTCGAACTTCGCGGCCCAGAACCTGCGGCCCGCGCTGAACAACGCCGGCTTTGGTGGGGTGAAGATCCTCGCTTGGGACCACAACTGGTACGAAAACGGCAGCGTGTCGCGCTTTCCGTTCGACGTGATGAGCCACGGCGGCGGCCAAGCCCAGGCGGCGGTGGCCGGCGCGGCCTACCACTGCTACGAGAGCCCGGACGGGGCCTTCAGCGTCCAGTCCGACTTCCGCAACACCTACCCCAACGAGGAAGTCCACTTCACCGAGTGCTCGGGCGGAGCGTGGGCCACGGACGCGGCCGGCAACCTGACGTGGGAGCTGCGCAACAACGTCATCGGCCCCCTGCGCAACTGGGCGCGGACCTCGCTGTATTGGAACATCGCGCTCGATCCGAACCATGGCCCCCGCGTGGGCGGCTGCGAGAACTGCCGCGGCATGCTCACCGTGAACAACAGCAACGGCACCTATACGAAGAACGAGGACTATTACGCCTGGGCTCACTTCGCGAAGGTGGTGCGCTCCGGCGCGGTGCGGCTCTCCTCGACGTCGCTGGGCAACGGCAGCATCGAAACCGTCGCCTTCAGGAACCCGGATGGCTCGCTGTCCCTGGTAGCGCTGAACTCCCACGGCTCCCAGGCGCTCACCTTCAAGGTCCGGTGGGCCGGCCAGTCCTTCGACTACACGCTGCCGGCGCGCTCGGTGGCCTCGTTCAAGTGGAGCCGGGGCACCGCGAGCACGGCCTACCGCATCGTGAACAAGGCGACGGGCCGCTGCCTGGACATCGCCGGGCCCAGCACCACGGACGGCGCCGCCATCCACCAGTGGGGCTGCCACACCGGATCCAGCCAGCAATGGGCGATGGAGGCCACTGACAATGGCTACTACCGGCTCGTGTCGCGCTACAGCGGCAAGGCGATCGATGTCGCCGACATGAGCGCGGCCGACGGCGCGAAGCTCCAGCAGTGGACTGTGACGGGTGCCACCCATCAGCAGTTCAAGCCCGTCTCCCTGGGCAATGGCTACAGCCGGTTGGAGGCGCGCCACAGCGGCAAGGTGCTCGACGTCACGGACTGCACCACGAGCACCGACGGCGCCAGGATTCAGCAGTGGGCCTGGTCCAACAATGACTGTCAGCAGTTCCGGCTCGAACCCATGTAACGCTCTCCGGCTCATGACGTAGTGCGTCGTGAGACGGGCCGTCCGTGACAGCCCGCGTCAATGACGCACGGAGCCATCTTCAGTCCCGTGATCCTGTCGACATTTAAAGGGTCTCGGGACTGTTTCATTTCAGAGTGTCAGCTCCTTCTGATAGGCACTTGACCGGAGTTTGCGCACAAGCTGGACCGCCATCCTCATGGCCAAGCGCACCGCCTCCGCCAACACCGCCACGAAGGAGAAGACATGCGACGGCTGACCGCCTGGAGGAAGCTCGTTCCTCTCACCGCCCTGCTCTTGTTGTCCCAGGGAGCCTGCTCGGATGATGACGAGAAGCCCACGCCGACGGACCCCACCGACCCGACGGATCCCGACCCGGTCGATCCCATTCCCGCGCTGCAGCACCTCGCGGACTGGCCCCGGGTCCAGAGTCCTTTCCCGCGCGACGAGGCCCTCGAGGCTCGGATCGACGCGTTGGTGAAGGCGATGACGCTCGAGGAGAAGGTCGGGCAGATGACCCAACCTCAGATCGACAACATCACCCCTGAGGAGGTCAAGCAGTACCACATCGGCTCGGTGCTGAACGGTGGCGGCAACTGGCCCGGCGGCAAGAAGGGCGCGACGGTCGAGGAGTGGCTGACCCTCGCGGATGCGTTCTGGGCGGCCTCGATGGATCCGTCCAACGCCCACCCGATCCCCATCATGTGGGGCACGGACGCGGTCCACGGGCACAACAACGTGCGCGGCGCGACGATGTTCCCCCACAACATTGGCCTGGGCGCCGCGCGGGATCCGGAGCTGCTCAAGCGCATTGGCGAGGTGACGGCCAGCGAGGTGGCGCGCACCGGCATCGACTGGGCCTTCGGTCCCA
This genomic window from Stigmatella ashevillena contains:
- a CDS encoding DEAD/DEAH box helicase, producing the protein MSATAQLLEAVRQEARPGIWANGVKLARAGAVALQSQTEKELELRVRAPGRSVALTVTLYPIDAVWECDCPSQVDPCEHVVAAAISVQQAEKQETPLVATANRWSRVVYHFTRVDGGLQLQRTLAHADGKEEALEGSLTSLMAQPARAAEMQIEQSDLVVDRLLERRTRGAIPPERLDALLKALEPARNVLLDGRPVAVSDELVAPKAVVEDRGAQWAVTVMRDPRIVEVVSPGVALCGDALARLGETSMTGPWLQNLPIVRTYAPEQLGELSAKVLPELVRRMPVEVRSRRLPSIDRDLKPRIQVELHQLDSGLSVLPTLVYGAPPSVRIDNGKMVYLRGAVPLRDEAAEQRLVHQLRDELNLVPGRRLTVQGQEMVRWADKLRRWRGDLTGDGAGIVSPDVRLRPSLQLDSAVSGSGVPEIRFTLEFQVEGGKGGPQTVDAAAVIRAWTEGLGLVPLDGGGWAPLPRAWLDKNGQRVADLLAARQEDGKVANHALPELSALCETLEQPPPLGLDRLAPMIEGFEKLPPPELPGDLTATLRAYQLQGVSWLRFLRGAGLGGILADDMGLGKTLQTLCVLGPKTLVVCPTSVLPNWAAELKRFRPSLRVGVYHGPGRALDDATDVTLTTYSLLRLDAAVLAGRAWDAVILDEAQAIKNPESQVARAAFGLKAGFRLAISGTPLENRLEELWSLMHFVNPGLLGGRRYFEERLARPITDGQADAAERLRRRIRPFVLRRLKRDVAPELPPRTESVMHVSLDDRERAVYDAVMAATRAEVVALLNEGGSVLKALEALLRLRQAACHSALVPGQHATSSSKVQTLVEALSTAVSEGHKALVFSQWTSLLDLIEPGLKGAGISFERLDGTTADRGAVTTRFQSPEGAPVMLMSLKAGGTGLNLTAADHVFLMDPWWNPAVEAQAADRAHRIGQERPVMVYRLVSQGTVEERILGLQEKKRAIFEAALSEAGAATAITRDDLLALFA
- a CDS encoding carbon starvation CstA family protein, with the translated sequence MRGLASKVGWALLAVVGAFCLGTVALHRGETINATWLVVAAVSVLMIGYRFYSRFIAQKALQLDPSRATPAQRHNDGLDYVPTDKWVLFGHHFAAIAGAGPLVGPVLAAQMGYLPGTLWILSGVVLAGAVQDFTILFLSVRRNGKSLGDMVRMELGPAAGVVAMIGVLMIMMIILAVLALVVVKALASSPWGTFTVAMTIPIALLMGGYLRYLRPGRVLEVSLIGFVLLMLSIWLGGHVAEDPALAPLFTYDGKALAWMLIAYGFCASVLPVWLLLAPRDYLSTFLKIGTILVLAVGIVLAMPELRMPAVTKFIDGSGPVFSGNLFPFLFITIACGAVSGWHSLISSGTTPKMLANEGEARLVGYGSMLMEAFVAIMALISASVLQPGVYFAMNSPAGLIGTTAEQAAQVISQWGFVITPEMLTQTAREIGETSILSRAGGAPTLAVGMAQILHGLVGGEGMMAFWYHYAILFEALFILTTVDAGTRVGRFMIQELAGLVYAPLKRTDSWGANLAATALCVTGWGYFLYQGVADPLGGINTLWPLFGIANQMLAAIALILATVVLVKMKRERYLWIPALPAVWLIICTLTAGAEKVFSSNPRVSFLAHARGFQEAVATGKVLAPAKSLEEMQQVITNDYVDAALTVLFMLVVVTTLVFGIRAALAARRSAVPTAQESPYEPLAPAGPVT
- a CDS encoding YbdD/YjiX family protein; translated protein: MTGAVQQLWRRAVQTARLLIGVPDYDTYVEHMRQHHPERPVMSYPDFFNERMQARYRSGGGRCC